The DNA sequence TTCGATGCCGTCCGGACACGCGATGATGGCGACGATCGTCTACGGCCTGATCGCTGTCGCCGTATATCACAGCAGTTCGTGGTTGAGAGCGCACCGCCTGGTGCTCCTGGTGGCTCCTGCGCTGGCCGTGTCGATCGGCTGGAGTCGCGTGTACCTCGGGGTCCACTGGATGACCGATGTCGTTACAGGCTGGCTACTGGGCGTGGTCTTCGTGGCGTCGGCGACCTATCTCGCGTTCAGGACAGACCGTCCTGAGCGGCGCGGCTCCCTCGACGGATCGCCCAGCGCTGTAGAGACACCACAAAGCAGCCGAACAAACCCACGCCCAGGCCCACCAGACAGATCGTGAGCGTGTTGTCGGTTCCCAGGTCCCACACGGCGACCAGCACGGTCGCGATGAGGAAACCGACCATGCCCACCACGATCACGGGCTCTGGAGCCGTCAGTGCACGCGGTAGAGCGGGTACGGGTTCGGACATACCCACAGGCTAGTGGCGAAAAGTCGACCAACCAACTCGTACGCAGTCGAAAGTTCACTCATTCAGGCGCTCGTCTAAGTCGCGTTGTCCGAGCTGAGGCGGGCTTGTGCAGCGCTACAATACGAACTGTCTTTTAAAAAGTTAACGAGCATTCACTCGTGAACCGAACACATGAACATCGCCGGTTCATGGTGCATTCAGCGCGGGCTCACCTATCCTTGATCGCGTGGATCACAATGACGAAAAGCTCGCGAGCGATCTGGCGATCGCCGTTGTCCGGCTGACCAGGCATCTCCGCGGTCGCCGGTCGGCGTCGCCGGTGTCGCTGACACAGCTTTCGGCGTTGGCAACCCTCAACAGGGAAGGCCCGATGACCCCTGGCGCCATCGCGGCGAGGGAGCGTGTGCAACCCCCGTCGATGACCAGGGTCATCGCATCGCTCGCCGACCTCGGCCTGGTCAAGCGCGAACCACACCCCACCGACGGGCGTCAAGTCATCGTGACGCTGTCCCCGTCGGGAACCGACGTGGTGGTCGACGAGGCGAATGCCCGTGAGGAATGGTTGCGTGCCCAGCTCAAACGCCTCGACGACGACCAGATGGCGACGTTGCGGGACGCCGTCGGCATCATCGAATCGATCGTCGCAGAGAGCGACTGAACGCCGCGCACCTGAACGGGACTAGAAGAACGTGCCTGCCACCGGCTTGCGATCGGTGCTCAGCGCCTGATCCAGCGCATGCAGTGTGGGGCCGTCTACGGCCCAGAGCCGTTCTGCCGACGCGAAGTCCACTGCGCGGTACGCCCCGAGGTAGAGGCTGCCCAGCACGGAGATGTCCATGGTGACCGTCGGTTCGGCGTCCGTCTCGGTGACCTCGGCCCGTCCGTTGGTGATGGCGAGCTTGAAGCGACCCCCCGACTGACGGAACTTGTCGGACACCTCGAT is a window from the Williamsia sp. DF01-3 genome containing:
- a CDS encoding phosphatase PAP2 family protein, with protein sequence MANRTDAWTRTMKIVTTLGDTVTLTVVAVLVTIALLMLRQARSAVLVGAGSLIGYGLMVGLKHLIGRERPPAEARLLDIDTFSMPSGHAMMATIVYGLIAVAVYHSSSWLRAHRLVLLVAPALAVSIGWSRVYLGVHWMTDVVTGWLLGVVFVASATYLAFRTDRPERRGSLDGSPSAVETPQSSRTNPRPGPPDRS
- a CDS encoding DUF2530 domain-containing protein, which translates into the protein MSEPVPALPRALTAPEPVIVVGMVGFLIATVLVAVWDLGTDNTLTICLVGLGVGLFGCFVVSLQRWAIRRGSRAAQDGLS
- a CDS encoding MarR family winged helix-turn-helix transcriptional regulator; this translates as MDHNDEKLASDLAIAVVRLTRHLRGRRSASPVSLTQLSALATLNREGPMTPGAIAARERVQPPSMTRVIASLADLGLVKREPHPTDGRQVIVTLSPSGTDVVVDEANAREEWLRAQLKRLDDDQMATLRDAVGIIESIVAESD